Proteins encoded together in one Quercus lobata isolate SW786 chromosome 3, ValleyOak3.0 Primary Assembly, whole genome shotgun sequence window:
- the LOC115981075 gene encoding uncharacterized protein LOC115981075, with protein sequence MSCLAWNCRGLGNLRTVRELGVVIRAKDPSVVFLAETLTDDARLEFVQRSIGFEHRWVVPRVGRSGGLVLYWKASVNLMVEDSDRHYIDAVINKNTDNEWRLTGFYGEPDTARRHEAWAKLRALNSQPEKPWLCLGDFNEIIKQEEKLGGARRPYYLMQQFREVIDECGFMDLGFEGPKFTWSKHFESGISIWERLDRCLVNNSWFMMFGGSRVYHLSCSSSDHIPLFISPSGLIPPSRKKKFRFEQMWLSNSGCEEVVVSAWGSGSNGSVESNILNKIEKCGKELGIWEKNVFGNVRMELNRLKKSLAKEERIAMVSGNNFRVRQIKKEIEEMQDREATMWAQRSRILWANEGDKNSKYFHCCASRRFRKNSLQGIRDEAGVWRTRHEEMGEVMVNYFKSLFTASEGIVSTGVLDCVQPLIDEEMNGDLCREFEASEVAIALKQMAPLKAPGPDGMPPLFYQHFWSTMNQDVTSSILSWLNSGTIPTNLNHTFITLVPKLHSPEFPHQFRPISLCNVLYKIYSKVLANRLKKILPSIITEHQSAFTKGRLISDNILVAFETLHSLQNFRGGNYGYMALKLDMSKAYDRVEWSYLEGIMRKMGFRERWINLVMGCVKTVSYSVLVNGDPCGTIFPTRGIRQGDPLSPFLFLLCTEGLNSLIKKADLQGEIHGYSLCRRGPKLPHLLFVDDSLIFCRATMEECGKVLNILKEYEEASGQKMNRSKTSLFFSKSVPEEEKHGIKVAIGVPEILHYEKYLGLPSLVGKGKKASFNYIKEKVWRKFQGWEAKLLSQAGREVLLKAVIQAIPTYTMGCFKLPMGLCNEIESLIKKFWRGQRGDRRKIYWIKWEEMTKSKTIGGMGFRDLAMFNDSLLAKQAWRLLNDTSSLFYKVFKARFFPNSTIMEATDSRMGSYAWKSILRGRDIIQRGALWRIGNGEKINIWQQRWLPRKHPTQLPICPLESFEEHTVATLFDPITRRWNEELVDGLFVTEDADLIKQIPLSRNAAEDSLYWPYSPTGNYTCKSGYRFLKQEEEMESNQPTPPADEKRLLKKIWEMRAPPKVKNFLWRACRFALPTKQALMRRKILEDPTCERCKNAVEDPLHALWLCPELDVVWSDQSMCRFRYEVGFVTVKELLLWMVDEGKSLELLAFTAWGVWNQRNKTRLMLQSSPLHQVAALARTSLVQYRTNLQASEVQVECSGRGENRWTAPPTGFVKINFDGANAESSRMSGVGVVIRDSEGAILASCAEKLSQQFKAEDLEALAALKALSFAHELGFQNIILEGDALNLIQALKAQEQTLLPWGLLVEDVKEYGKKFRRVLYSHVMRNGNSVAHNLAKYALRIPDFQVWMEDVPSHIVQFLQLDVAHLR encoded by the coding sequence ATGAGTTGCTTAGCatggaactgtcgtgggcttgggaacctacgTACAGTGAGGGAGCTTGGTGTTGTTATCcgggcaaaagatccctctgtGGTGTTTTTAGCCGAGACACTTACAGATGATGCAAGGCTAGAATTCGTTCAGAGAAGTATTGGTTTTGAGCATAGATGGGTCGTACCAAGGGTGGGAAGAAGTGGTGGACTAGTTCTATATTGGAAAGCATCAGTTAATTTGATGGTGGAAGATTCAGATAGACACTATATTGATGCGGTGATCAATAAAAACACGGATAATGAGTGGAGATTAACTGGGTTTTATGGGGAACCTGATACAGCGAGAAGACATGAAGCTTGGGCCAAATTAAGAGCTCTAAACTCACAACCTGAGAAGCCTTGGCTTTGTCttggagattttaatgagattataAAACAAGAGGAGAAACTAGGAGGAGCTAGAAGACCTTATTATCTAATGCAGCAGTTTAGGGAGGTGATTGATGAATGTGGCTtcatggatttgggttttgagggaCCTAAATTTACATGGAGCAAACACTTTGAAAGCGGGATTTCAATTTGGGAGAGGCTTGATAGGTGTTTGGTTAATAATAGTTGGTTCATGATGTTTGGAGGGTCAAGGGTGTATCACTTGTCTTGCTCTTCATCGGATCATATCCCATTATTCATCTCCCCATCGGGTTTGATTCCTCCAAGccggaaaaaaaaatttaggttcGAACAAATGTGGCTTTCAAATTCGGGATGTGAGGAAGTGGTGGTTTCGGCTTGGGGTAGTGGAAGTAATGGAAGTGTAGAGAgtaatattttgaataaaattgagAAGTGTGGAAAAGAGTTGGGGATATGGgagaaaaatgtttttggtAATGTTAGGATGGAGTTGAACCGATTGAAAAAATCCCTAGCCAAAGAAGAAAGGATAGCAATGGTGAGTGGTAATAATTTTAGGGTCAGGCAGATTAAAAAAGAGATTGAGGAGATGCAAGATAGGGAGGCCACGATGTGGGCTCAAAGGTCTAGAATCCTATGGGCTAATGAAGGGGACAAAAACTCTAAATATTTCCATTGTTGTGCTTCTAGGAGATTCAGGAAAAATTCATTGCAGGGTATTAGAGATGAGGCCGGAGTATGGAGAACCAGACATGAAGAAATGGGTGAAGTGATGGTCAACTATTTTAAGTCTTTATTTACTGCTTCAGAGGGGATTGTATCCACTGGGGTGTTGGATTGTGTACAACCACTGATTGATGAAGAGATGAATGGTGATTTGTGTCGTGAGTTTGAGGCAAGTGAAGTTGCCATTGCCCTAAAACAAATGGCGCCTCTTAAAGCTCCTGGCCCGGATGGTATGCCCCCGCTCTTCTACCAACATTTTTGGAGCACAATGAACCAGGATGTTACCTCTTCCATTCTGTCTTGGTTAAATTCAGGTACAATTCCAACCAATTTGAACCATACTTTTATTACTCTTGTGCCGAAATTACACTCCCCTGAATTTCCCCACCAGTTCCGCCCcattagtctttgtaatgtCCTTTACAAAATTTACTCTAAAGTTCTTGCAAACCGCCTTAAAAAAATACTTCCATCCATTATCACCGAACACCAATCAGCTTTCACTAAAGGGCGTTTGATTTCTGACAATATTCTAGTGGCCTTTGAAACACTACACAGCTTACAAAACTTTAGGGGAGGTAATTATGGGTATATGGCATTAAAattggatatgagtaaagcatatgatagggtggagtggtcGTATTTGGAGGGGATTATGAGGAAGATGGGTTTTAGGGAGAGGTGGATAAATCTTGTCATGGGTTGTGTGAAAACTGTATCATACTCGGTGTTGGTGAATGGTGATCCATGTGGGACAATTTTTCCTACAAGGGGCATTAGGCAAGGAGACCCACTATCTCCTTTCCTATTTCTTCTTTGTACGGAAGGATTGAATAGCTTAATTAAAAAGGCTGATTTACAAGGTGAAATCCATGGATACTCCCTTTGTAGGAGGGGTCCAAAACTACCGCATCTGCTCTTTGTAGATGATAGTTTGATTTTTTGCAGGGCAACAATGGAGGAATGTGGGAAAGTTTTGAATATCCTTAAGGAGTATGAGGAAGCTTCGGGACAAAAAATGAATAGAAGTAAAACCTCACTGTTCTTTAGTAAGTCTGTACCAGAGGAGGAGAAGCATGGAATCAAAGTGGCCATTGGAGTCCCTGAAATCTTGCACTATGAAAAATACCTTGGGCTGCCCTCCTTGGTTGGCAAAGGTAAAAAGGCAAGTTTTAATTACATAAAAGAGAAGGTATGGCGGAAGTTTCAAGGGTGGGAAGCTAAATTGCTTTCACAAGCTGGGAGAGAGGTACTCCTTAAGGCAGTCATACAAGCCATCCCTACCTACACGATGGGGTGTTTCAAATTGCCAATGGGTTTGTGTAATGAGATTGAGTCTTTAATCAAGAAATTTTGGAGGGGCCAAAGAGGTGATCGAAGAAAAATCTATTGGATTAAATGGGAGGAAATGACAAAATCGAAAACTATTGGAGGAATGGGCTTCCGAGACCTTGCTATGTTTAACGACTCACTCTTGGCAAAACAAGCTTGGAGGCTATTGAATGATACATCATCACTTTTTTACAAAGTATTTAAGGCTCGTTTCTTCCCAAATTCAACGATTATGGAGGCTACCGACTCTAGGATGGGGTCATATGCTTGGAAAAGTATCCTTAGAGGTAGAGACATCATTCAAAGAGGGGCTCTATGGAGAATAGGTAATGGTGAGAAAATAAACATTTGGCAGCAACGTTGGCTGCCAAGAAAACACCCAACGCAGCTGCCAATCTGTCCCTTGGAGAGCTTTGAGGAGCATACCGTAGCTACTCTCTTTGATCCAATCACAAGAAGGTGGAATGAAGAGTTGGTAGATGGGCTGTTTGTGACTGAAGATGCAGACTTGATTAAGCAAATCCCACTCAGCCGTAATGCAGCAGAGGATTCTCTTTATTGGCCGTATTCTCCAACGGGAAATTATACTTGTAAGTCGGGGTATAGATTTCTAAAACAGGAGGAGGAGATGGAATCAAATCAGCCAACACCACCAGCAGATGAGAAGCGGCTgttgaaaaaaatttgggagATGCGAGCCCCTCCAAAGGTGAAAAATTTTCTGTGGAGAGCTTGCCGCTTTGCTTTGCCAACCAAACAAGCTTTGATGAGAAGAAAAATCCTTGAAGACCCAACGTGTGAGAGGTGTAAGAATGCTGTGGAGGACCCGCTTCACGCACTATGGTTATGTCCGGAACTGGATGTAGTGTGGTCAGACCAAAGTATGTGTAGATTCAGGTATGAGGTTGGCTTTGTCACTGTCAAGGAGCTGCTGCTATGGATGGTTGATGAAGGGAAATCACTGGAACTTCTAGCATTTACGGCATGGGGAGTATGGAATCAGAGGAACAAGACTCGCTTAATGCTGCAGTCCAGCCCGCTCCATCAGGTTGCTGCACTTGCACGGACCAGTTTGGTGCAGTACCGAACTAACCTGCAGGCTTCAGAGGTTCAAGTGGAGTGCAGCGGCAGGGGAGAAAATAGATGGACGGCACCGCCGACCGGTTTTGTTAAGATTAACTTTGATGGAGCAAATGCTGAATCCTCAAGAATGTCTGGTGTGGGAGTGGTGATTCGAGACTCGGAGGGGGCTATTTTGGCGTCCTGTGCAGAGAAACTAAGCCAACAGTTCAAGGCAGAGGACTTGGAAGCTTTGGCTGCATTGAAGGCTCTATCCTTTGCTCATGAGCTGGGCTTCCAGAATATTATCCTTGAAGGTGATGCGTTGAACTTAATTCAAGCATTGAAGGCACAAGAACAAACCTTACTGCCGTGGGGTCTGCTGGTTGAAGATGTGAAAGagtatggaaaaaaatttagaagagtATTGTATTCTCATGTTATGAGAAATGGCAATAGTGTAGCTCATAATCTGGCCAAATATGCTTTACGCATACCAGATTTCcaagtttggatggaggatgttccatcCCATATTGTTCAGTTTTTACAGTTGGATGTAGCTCATTTACGTTAA
- the LOC115979232 gene encoding uncharacterized protein LOC115979232, producing the protein MRMKMAMTCSSSKKNSVPVTLTHVLINQLCLNYQPRRKNLAIKRAAAAAQKKKSLAAVSEISDDDEDFELEVVAVLQKLGKSEKDEGISIQQEKWFGVGQGW; encoded by the exons ATGAGGATGAAGATGGCAATGACGTGCTCGAGCTCAAAGAAAAACTCGGTGCCTGTAACCTTGACTCATGTCCTGATCAATCAGCTG TGCCTAAACTACCAACCAAGAAGAAAGAACCTAGCAATTAAAAGGGCTGCTGCTGCTGCACAGAAGAAGAAGTCCTTGGCAGCTGTTTCGGAGATatctgatgatgatgaagacTTTGAGCTAGAAGTTGTTGCTGTGCTCCAGAAACTGGGAAAAAGTGAGAAAGATGAGGGCATCTCCATTCAACAAGAAAAGTGGTTCGGTGTTGGGCAGGGTTGGTGA
- the LOC115979230 gene encoding putative calcium-binding protein CML19 produces the protein MNKCSAYNRVFQQFDEDKDGKISALELCRCIESIGGGLLMEEAETVIESLDSDGDGLLGLEDFVGLMESGSEEEKMKDLREAFEMYDTDGAECITPKSLKSMLSRLGESRTLEECVVMINQFDLDGNGVLNFEEFKVMMIQ, from the coding sequence ATGAACAAATGCAGTGCATACAACCGTGTATTCCAACAATTTGATGAAGATAAAGACGGTAAAATCTCAGCCCTGGAGCTTTGTCGTTGCATTGAATCAATAGGTGGCGGGTTGCTGATGGAAGAGGCGGAGACAGTGATTGAATCCTTGGACTCAGATGGAGATGGGCTGCTGGGGTTGGAGGATTTCGTTGGTTTAATGGAAAGTGGGAgtgaagaagagaaaatgaaggacTTGAGAGAGGCCTTTGAGATGTATGACACAGATGGAGCTGAATGCATCACACCAAAGAGTCTGAAGAGTATGCTTAGCCGACTTGGCGAGTCAAGAACCCTTGAAGAATGTGTTGTTATGATTAACCAGTTTGATCTTGATGGCAATGGGGTGCTTAATTTTGAGGAGTTCAAGGTCATGATGATACAATGA